The sequence AGCGTTCCTGATTTTGCCCACCCAATGCGTCGCCTGACGCCCCTCCTAACCCTCTCACACTCTAGATCGAGTCCGCATGAATCGTGTTGTCATGGCACCTTGCCTCGCGTTTGTCGCTTGTTTGTTCGTCGTCACTGCATTGTCTCAACGAAGTGCCGCGGGGAACTCACCGCCCAACATCGTCGTGGTTTTGGTGGATGACATGGGGTTTTCGGATCTGGGGTGCTATGGAGGTGAGATTGAAACGCCGAACATTGATGCCTTGGCAGCGGATGGATTGCGGTTCACTCAGTTTTACAATTCGGGGCGTTGTTGCCCAACGCGAGCGAGTTTGATGACGGGCTTGCATCCTCATCAAGTTGGGATCGGTCACATGACCGCTCCTCCTGGCAAAGTGTTGAATGCTCCGCCCGCCTACCAAGGGCATTTGAATGAAACGTGTGTGACGATTCCACAAGTGTTGAAGTCGAAGGACTATCACACATTCATGACGGGGAAGTGGCACCTGGGGCATGTCAATCAGAATGATTGGCCGATGCAACGAGGTTTCGATCGCTTTTATGGTGGCATCAGCGGCGCGTTCAACTATTTCAAACCAGGCGGTGATCGTGGGATGACTGATGGCAACCAATCTGTGCAAACGGAAGATGGCTTTTACGCGACGGATGCGTTCACAGACATTGCTTGCCAGTACATCAGCGATGCGGCGCGGGCGGACGACAAACCGTTCTTTCTATACTTGGCTTACAACGCACCGCACTGGCCGTTGAATGCGAAGGTCAAGGATTTTGAGAAGTATCGCGGTCGCTACAAAGATGGTTGGGAAGCGTTGATGAAGAAACGCTTTGCGAAACAGCGCGAGATTGGTTTGTTCGATGAATCCGTGCAACCAGCACCGCATGTGGGGCCAGCTTGGGATTCACTGAAGGAAAAGAAACGAGACGATTTGGATGCGATCATGGCGGCGTATGCCGGATGCGTGGACAACATCGATCAGAACATCGGCAAGTTGGTCGCTCATTTGAAAGCGGTCGACCAATACGAGAACACGTTGATTCTGTTCTTGTCTGACAATGGTGCTTGTCAGGAAGGCGGGCGATTGGGATTTGGCGATGAGAAGATGGTCCGCAATCCTCCTTTGGAAACGACCAACGGGGTGCGTCAAGGCTTGGCATGGGCAAACGCGAGCAACACCCCGTTTCGTTTGTACAAGCACTTTTTGCACGAAGGCGGAGCCAACACGCCGTTGATTGCTCATTGGCCTGCAGGCATTCCGGAAGCACGCCGCAATTCCTTTGTGCGACAACCGGCCTATTTGCCAGACATCATGGCGACGTGTGTGGATCTTGCTGACGCAAAGATGCCTGGTGATGTTCCGCCGTGCCAAGGCAGTTCGTTCGCGCACTCGCTCACAGGAGATTCTGAACGAGCGAAGGGGCCCATTCATGACACGCCGATTTTCTTCGAGCACGAAGGAAACGCGGCGATGCGAGATGGGGATTGGAAACTGGTCCGCGAATACCAGAAGCCTTGGGAGCTCTACAACATTGCGCGAGATCGGACGGAACTGGATGATCGGTCGACAGCGGAGTCCGATCGGCGTGATCGAATGATTTCGGCTTGGGAAGCTTGGGCGACGGAGACGAACGTCCTGTTCCCTGAGCGGTACAACATGTATCAAGAGTTAAAGAAGCACGAGTAGAATCAGGCCTCACCGCTTCGGCCAATCCACCGGTGAAAGTCAACCGGCTATGCCTTTGTTGGATGTCGACTTGCTGACACGCAACGCGAACCGATTCCAATGATCCGCCGGTTGCGTGTCGTGCTCGTCGAGTTCTTCCCAAAGCTATCTGGAGCGGTTCCTGAAGGTGTCGTCTCGACCGCTGAAGAATGGATCGACTAGGTCAGGACGCAGCGAATGTCCCAGGCTCTGGTTGCCACGGCCGGGTTGCTCGTTTCCAGAGCCGATTCCGGGACGTTGACCCAAGCCTGATCTTTGGTCCGATTTCGATTGTGGTCCGGGTTCTGATCGTGGGCCGGAATCGGAACCATGGTCAAAGCCTTTGGGGGAGTTGTCTTGATCCATTGTTGGGTCGTTGTCGTCGACGCTGATTGAGAAGTCGATGTTCTGCAGATGGACATCTCCGGTTGTGATTGCGACGGCTTCGACAGCGATCGTGGTGGCAACGTCATCTGTTTGTGAAATCACGTGAACTTCGTATTCGCCCGTCCTCAGCCCATCTTGGACATCGAAGCTGTATTGCCCGTCGGCATCGGTTGTCGTTTCCGCAACGATTTCGCCGTCGCTGACCAGCTGAACGATTTGACCAGGGACTCCTTCGGGAGTTCCGCTGTTGTTGGACCTGCTCTTAGCGTTGGAGACGCTTCGATCGCTGGCTTCCGTTGTGACCGTGCCTGAGATCGACGAGCTGAAGAAGAACACGTCGTCTTGGAGATCGGTGAGCTCCGTGTTTCGCTCGACGATGTCAGCCAGTGTGGTGCCTTGAATTTCAGCCAAGGCGGATCCCGAAAACGTATTCTCGTACCAAAATCGATCTGCGTCGCGAAGTCGTTCGAATTGGTCCGTGATGATCGTTTGAAATGTTTCCCCCACACTGCCACCTTCGACGTGGTCTTCGACCAAGCCACCTACCCAGAGATCGATATCGTCAACGGAGCCATAAAGTTGCTCCAGTTTTTCCTGGACATCTGGATCGGAGGTGATGTCAGCGAAGCTTTCAACCGGATCCAGACCGTACGCGACTCGGGTTGTGTTGTAGTCAGACAGCCCGTGATCTCTGCCCCGCTGAATGTTTAGGCTGACCAGGTCGAATCCACCGGAACCGGGAGGGCCAAACAAGAAATTGCGGACGCTGTCGACGACTTGAATGTCCAGTTCCGACGAAGGATCTGCCGCCAGGTACTTGATGATGGAATCGATCCCGTTCTCGGACACAGCCTCTGGATTGGAGAACGCTTGGCTGAGTGGAAGCTCTTCGGCGATCTCGTTCCCTTCGTTGTCGAGGAATTCGACATCATCGCCCAGCAAGCTATGTCCAAATCGGAACGCAGCGGTGGAGAACTCGTTGGCGATCGTTGGATCCACGGACGAGTCATACCCTTGATAGTCACTGAGTACATCTTCGCCGAGGACTGCTGGCAGCCATTCGTTGTAGGTGATCGCTTGCAGTTCAGCGACCACGATCGCCCGAGCCTGCTGGTAGATTTCTTCGTCGGAAAGGGTCGCATCGGCGGCGGCGATTTCTTCCGCGAGTCGATTGTGCTCCCGAACAAACAGCGTTTGGATTGCCGTCAGTTCAATGTTTTCGTTGGCTCGAACGTCTCCTGCGGCAAACAGTTCATCGTCGGGAACGATCCCGGCGTCATTGTCCATCGTCAGCGTTCCGTCCGGGAAGGTTTCTGCATTGTTGAATGGCAGCAAGTCACCTTCGCTGGTTTTCAAGAGACCGCCCGAAAGCGTTCGCAGTGCGGTCGCGGTGGCGTCGTCTGATCCGTAGATCACCGATCCATCAATCCAAGTCGTGATGACGTTGATTTGTTCGCGAGCGGAGTCGACTCCGGTTTCCGAATCGTAGGTCGAGCGAGTCAAGGAGATGGTTTCGGTTCCCGTTCCGAACGGATCGAAGTATTCGTCGCCGATGGGAACCTCGATGTCAAATGACTCTTCGCCCGAAGGAGTGCGAGAGATGTCGTGGTCGATGAACTGACCCCAAACATAAACAAAAGCCGACAGGTCGCGATCGCTGATGAGTTCTTCGTCAGTCGCAAGAAGATTGCTGATCTCACGTGCGCTCGGACGATCTTCGCCGGCGGGTTCTGAAATTCCATCGGCATAGTCGCTGTCGGCAACGCGGGTCAGTTGAGTCCCCGCGGTACCGAGTTCAGTGTTCTCGAGATTGTTGTCCGAACCGTCGATGGACCGATATTCGGTCGGCAAGCCTTCGAGGGTTTCGCTTGGAACATCGCTGGGCAAGTCGGAGGTGTCGTCGCCGGGCAAATCGACTTCATCACTGGTCTCCATCATCTCATCGTGAGCATGATCTCGCCGTCGAACGCTGTCTGTCGTGCCACTTTGGGATTGGCGGTTCATACGATGGATGATGCTCGATGCGTCGACTTGGGAGACAAGTCCGTCATCATTCAGGTGTTGAGGCAGCACGTCGTTTTGAAAGATGTTGGCGGCCAGCAATTGCCGAGCCTCCAGCGACTCAGGTTTTAAACGACGACGAGTTGGCTTGCGTTTGTGTGTCTTCTTCTTGGAGGTGGATGCTTTGCGACTAGAGGCTTGACGGCCCTCGGCCCATCGTCCGAAGAGATTTTCCATGTGTGCACCTGCGTCAGAGAAGTGTGTGGAGAAGGGCCCCAGCTACAAATCCGGCCAATCGCGTAGGGGCTCACTTTAAGAGGGTGAATCGCTCTCACGAGTGTCACGCTCTGGGGCGGAGGAACGACCAGTTCAGCACCCAGCAAACACTCTTCCCGGATGGTGCCAGCCACCTTGACGATCCAGCCACCTTGACGATCCGTGCGAGAGTGGAAGTTGGTTACGTCAGTGGGGCGAGCTTCGCCGGTCCGCCTTCCTCGAGGCTCCACACTCGCGACTGCGGTCGAGTGTGCGCAGCAGAGACGGAACCGTTGTCCCCAACTGTTCCGTCGTCTCATTCACCACGGTGAAGGCCGGTAATTGCTTCGGGCCTGCTCAACCGAAGCAGGCTGCGGCTTGGACCTGGCCTCGGTGGTGGTGGCGGCCGGTTCGTTCGGCATCCGCTTTCATCGATTCAGGACGACCGATGCAGCTGGTTCTGCCAAAGTACTTCTGCCAGTCCCACACCAAGTCTCGCCACATCGAAGCGTCGATTCCGACCTCCGACAGCGTTTGAGCGAGACGCTTGGGCAGCTCAGCGACTCGAACGGCGACGGACTGCGCCGCTGTCCAGTCCAGCAATCGTCTGTAGTCGCTCCAGCGGATGTTCAAGAATCCGCGATCGCTGCTGCGGAGCCCCTTCGTGTGGACTTGCGGTTCGGTGGACAGTTTGGTTTCGTTCAGCGTCAGTGGACTCAACCATTCGTCGCGGCGAATGCGTTTGCCCGATGGATTGCGTCGCTCCGCCCTGCGTTTCTGCTGGAGCACCTCAACCGGTGTTTCTCGGATTTCGCGTCCCGCCTCTTCCGTTGGAATCGGTTTGAGATCAAACGCAGCCGAAGGAATTCGTTCCCCCTTGCGAGCTTCAATCCGGTCGTAGGCACTGGTGTGCGGACTGGTCTCGGCCGTGGTCGATATTGCCGCCCGCACCGGGTTCAGATCCACGTACATGCTGCAGGCGAGCAAGCCGGCTTCATCGACAATTTTCTGTGCCTTGAAGCGTCCCTCCCAAAACCTGCCGGTGCACTCGTCTTGCTTGTTCGCCATTCGGGCAATTGGCTCGGCCAAAGCCCTCATGAACCAGGAGATGTCCGACAGTCGGCAACGGACTTCAGCCAGTCGCTCCTTGTTTCGAACCAGCATCTGAACGTCGTTTTCAGTGGGCTCGGCCAAGTGTTCCTCGAGACGCCGACCAGGGAAGACACGCAGCCAGCGAATCGCCACTTCCTCGTCGCTCCACTGAGCACAGACATCGGGCCGGTTGCGGAGAATTTGATGCATGTGGTTGCTCAGCACCGCGTAGGAAAGCACATCCACAGCAAACACCGAGGCCAGAGCTTCCATCCGCCGGCGAATCCACTCTTTGCGGAACGAGTAATCCTTGCCAGTCACCTGGTCGGCACCTGCGAGGTAGGCCCGTCGCACACATCGCTGGACCACGTGCACGATCCCAACTTCGCTCGCATCGAACTGTTCGCTTCGCTGGGGACGCGGCATGGCTCTGTTCTCCAGGGGAATTGGAAGACAAAGGCATCGTACGCATCGCCCCTGCAAAGTCAAATCAAGGTGGATGGCACCCTATGGACACTATGGACAGATTGTCGGGTTGGTGGGTGGCACCAAACGGAGAGAGGGTGGGTGGCAACCTGCGTTCTTTCAAACCCCGTTCAGGTCGTGTAGAGCGAGTTGAAACGCACGTAGGCCTCGGTCAGATCACTGGCCCAGAAAGACGCCTTGCCCGTCCCGTCGCCGACCTTCAAATCTGCCAGCACCTCAGAATTCGCCTTCATCGCTTGGCTCAATTTCGCGGCGTCGATCGAAAGTGGCGTTCCATTTTCAAACACCATTACACCGTCCATCACGAGACAGGTCCGCTCCGGTTGAATCTTGGGACCCGCGTAACCAGCCGCCGAGACAATCCGGCCCCAGTTCGGATCGCCACCCGTGATGGCTGTCTTCACCAAGGGGCTGGCCGCGACCGTTTTCGCAATCACCAGGGCGTCCTCGTCGTTGGCTGCGCCCGAAACACGGACCTCGAAAAAGCGAGCCGCGCCTTCCCCGTCGGCCACCAGCATCTTCGCCAGTTGCAGAGCGACTTGCGTGGCAACTTCTTGCCACACCGCCAGCTCATCCGGACCAAATTCTTCAATGCCGTCGGATTCCGACATTCCCGTGCACACCAGCATCACGGTGTCATTGGTGCTGGTGTGACCGTCCACGCTGACTCGGTTGAAGGTTTCATTCGCGATCAGTTTCAGCGAAGCCTGCGCAGCATCGGGACCAATCGGTGCGTCGGTCATCACGACGCCCAACATGGTCGCCATGTTGGGAGCGATCATCCCCGCACCTTTGCACATCGCGGCGATCCGGTATTCGTGACCTCGCAGCACCACGGTTTGACTGACCGTCTTTCGAAACTGATCGGTGGTGCAGATAGCATCGGCCGAAGCCAAAAAGTCGGCTTCCGAATCCCCCAGTTTGCCCGCTGCGTCTTCGATTCCCGCTCGGACCTTTTCCATCGGCAACGGTTGCCCGATCACGCCGGTGCTCATCACCATCACATCACTGGCGTCGCACCCTGTCAATTTCGCCGCCAAGTCACACATCGCTTTGGCGTCTTGCATGCCTGGTTCGCCTGTGCAGGCGTTTGCATTGCCACTGTTGGTCAGCACCACGCGTCCAGTCGACGTCGGTGTTTTCGACCGCGTCAGCACGACGGGCGCGGCAACGATCTGGTTCGTCGTATAGACTCCAGCCATCACGGCGGGTCGATCCGTGACAATCAGCGAAACATCCGGTTTCCCACTGGCCTTGATTCCACCGGCTGCTCCAGCAAAACGAATTCCCCTGGGAAGGGCAAGTGGCGTTGGCGGGTCGTTCTGAGCTGCGTTTTCCGTCATGCTATTCCGTCGAGTTGGTTGGTGAACGGGATGTGCCCCAGGTGTTGATTGACAACAATCGACAATGCGGTGCCAAATCCCATTTGAATTCGATCCCTCGCCGATCTATCAGCGTCCAAGTTTCGTCCTCTCAATCAAATTCCACAAGTCGCCAGTGACCGCCGTTTTGAAACCGTCCGACGCACTTCTCTCTGACCCCCACACGGGCGATTTGGTTCGCTGCGAAAATCTGACCAAACGCTACGGTGATTTCACGGCCTTGTCCAACTGCAGCCTGAAGGTGCGTCGCGGAGAAGTGTTTGGGTTGCTGGGACCAAATGGAGCGGGAAAAACCACGCTGATTCGAACACTGCTCGGGTACTTGCACCCGACCTCAGGAAGTTGCACGATCGACGGGTTGGACCCGGCAGACGATTCCGTGGCCGTTCGACGACAGGTCGCCTATCTGCCCGGTGACGCTCGATTACCACGGCACATGCGAGGCAAGGGGCTGCTGGAATTCTTTGCGGAAATGCATCCCTCGGGTGATCGCAAACGCTCCTTCGACGTCGCCGATCAACTCGAACTTGATCTCTCCCGCCGCGTTGCCTTCATGTCAACTGGCATGCGTCAGAAACTCGCCTTGGCCGTCGTCTTAGGTCCCCGCACGCCCTTGTTGATCCTGGACGAACCCACCGCGAATTTGGATCCGACGGTGAGAGCCACGGTGCTGGACTTGGTGTCATCCGAACAAACGCTCGGTCGAACCGTGATGTTCTCATCGCACGTGCTCAGTGAAATCGAACAAACCTGCGATCGAGTCGCGTTCCTTCGCAAAGGCCAGATGGCCCATGAGTTGGCGCTGGAAGATTTGTTCCAGCGACATCGCGTGACTGCGCGACGCACGGATGCATTCCCTGACGAGATTTCAATCCCTCCCCAACTCGCCGAGTGGATTGGCGGGATCACCCAAACCGACGACCGCGTGCAAATCAGCACGGCAGGTGATTTAGCTCCGGTGCTACCTTGGCTCGCGACGCTCCCCATCGAACAAGTTCGCATCGAACCTTTGGGCCTGCATGCCATTTACCAATCGGTGCACCTGGGCGAAACACTCCCGCAACTTCAACCGCTTGCTATCACCGATTCCGTTTCGCCAGCTTCCGTTTCGCCGACAT is a genomic window of Rhodopirellula islandica containing:
- a CDS encoding peroxidase family protein, translating into MENLFGRWAEGRQASSRKASTSKKKTHKRKPTRRRLKPESLEARQLLAANIFQNDVLPQHLNDDGLVSQVDASSIIHRMNRQSQSGTTDSVRRRDHAHDEMMETSDEVDLPGDDTSDLPSDVPSETLEGLPTEYRSIDGSDNNLENTELGTAGTQLTRVADSDYADGISEPAGEDRPSAREISNLLATDEELISDRDLSAFVYVWGQFIDHDISRTPSGEESFDIEVPIGDEYFDPFGTGTETISLTRSTYDSETGVDSAREQINVITTWIDGSVIYGSDDATATALRTLSGGLLKTSEGDLLPFNNAETFPDGTLTMDNDAGIVPDDELFAAGDVRANENIELTAIQTLFVREHNRLAEEIAAADATLSDEEIYQQARAIVVAELQAITYNEWLPAVLGEDVLSDYQGYDSSVDPTIANEFSTAAFRFGHSLLGDDVEFLDNEGNEIAEELPLSQAFSNPEAVSENGIDSIIKYLAADPSSELDIQVVDSVRNFLFGPPGSGGFDLVSLNIQRGRDHGLSDYNTTRVAYGLDPVESFADITSDPDVQEKLEQLYGSVDDIDLWVGGLVEDHVEGGSVGETFQTIITDQFERLRDADRFWYENTFSGSALAEIQGTTLADIVERNTELTDLQDDVFFFSSSISGTVTTEASDRSVSNAKSRSNNSGTPEGVPGQIVQLVSDGEIVAETTTDADGQYSFDVQDGLRTGEYEVHVISQTDDVATTIAVEAVAITTGDVHLQNIDFSISVDDNDPTMDQDNSPKGFDHGSDSGPRSEPGPQSKSDQRSGLGQRPGIGSGNEQPGRGNQSLGHSLRPDLVDPFFSGRDDTFRNRSR
- the argJ gene encoding bifunctional glutamate N-acetyltransferase/amino-acid acetyltransferase ArgJ, whose product is MTENAAQNDPPTPLALPRGIRFAGAAGGIKASGKPDVSLIVTDRPAVMAGVYTTNQIVAAPVVLTRSKTPTSTGRVVLTNSGNANACTGEPGMQDAKAMCDLAAKLTGCDASDVMVMSTGVIGQPLPMEKVRAGIEDAAGKLGDSEADFLASADAICTTDQFRKTVSQTVVLRGHEYRIAAMCKGAGMIAPNMATMLGVVMTDAPIGPDAAQASLKLIANETFNRVSVDGHTSTNDTVMLVCTGMSESDGIEEFGPDELAVWQEVATQVALQLAKMLVADGEGAARFFEVRVSGAANDEDALVIAKTVAASPLVKTAITGGDPNWGRIVSAAGYAGPKIQPERTCLVMDGVMVFENGTPLSIDAAKLSQAMKANSEVLADLKVGDGTGKASFWASDLTEAYVRFNSLYTT
- a CDS encoding ABC transporter ATP-binding protein; amino-acid sequence: MTAVLKPSDALLSDPHTGDLVRCENLTKRYGDFTALSNCSLKVRRGEVFGLLGPNGAGKTTLIRTLLGYLHPTSGSCTIDGLDPADDSVAVRRQVAYLPGDARLPRHMRGKGLLEFFAEMHPSGDRKRSFDVADQLELDLSRRVAFMSTGMRQKLALAVVLGPRTPLLILDEPTANLDPTVRATVLDLVSSEQTLGRTVMFSSHVLSEIEQTCDRVAFLRKGQMAHELALEDLFQRHRVTARRTDAFPDEISIPPQLAEWIGGITQTDDRVQISTAGDLAPVLPWLATLPIEQVRIEPLGLHAIYQSVHLGETLPQLQPLAITDSVSPASVSPTSEGDK
- a CDS encoding arylsulfatase, with product MNRVVMAPCLAFVACLFVVTALSQRSAAGNSPPNIVVVLVDDMGFSDLGCYGGEIETPNIDALAADGLRFTQFYNSGRCCPTRASLMTGLHPHQVGIGHMTAPPGKVLNAPPAYQGHLNETCVTIPQVLKSKDYHTFMTGKWHLGHVNQNDWPMQRGFDRFYGGISGAFNYFKPGGDRGMTDGNQSVQTEDGFYATDAFTDIACQYISDAARADDKPFFLYLAYNAPHWPLNAKVKDFEKYRGRYKDGWEALMKKRFAKQREIGLFDESVQPAPHVGPAWDSLKEKKRDDLDAIMAAYAGCVDNIDQNIGKLVAHLKAVDQYENTLILFLSDNGACQEGGRLGFGDEKMVRNPPLETTNGVRQGLAWANASNTPFRLYKHFLHEGGANTPLIAHWPAGIPEARRNSFVRQPAYLPDIMATCVDLADAKMPGDVPPCQGSSFAHSLTGDSERAKGPIHDTPIFFEHEGNAAMRDGDWKLVREYQKPWELYNIARDRTELDDRSTAESDRRDRMISAWEAWATETNVLFPERYNMYQELKKHE